One Epinephelus moara isolate mb chromosome 20, YSFRI_EMoa_1.0, whole genome shotgun sequence genomic window carries:
- the tpm1 gene encoding tropomyosin alpha-1 chain isoform X1, producing MDAIKKKMQMLKLDKENALDRAEQAEGDKKAAEDRSKQLEDDLVALQKKLKGTEDELDKYSEALKDAQEKLELAEKKATDAEGDVASLNRRIQLVEEELDRAQERLATALTKLEEAEKAADESERGMKVIENRAMKDEEKMELQEIQLKEAKHIAEEADRKYEEVARKLVIIEGDLERTEERAELSESKCSELEEELKTVTNNLKSLEAQAEKYSQKEDKYEEEIKVLTDKLKEAETRAEFAERSVAKLEKTIDDLEDELYAQKLKYKAISEELDHALNDMTSI from the exons ATGGATGCCATTAAGAAGAAGATGCAGATGCTCAAGCTCGACAAGGAGAATGCCTtggacagagcagagcaggctgAGGGAGACAAGAAGGCAGCAGAGGACAGAAGCAAACAg CTTGAGGACGATTTGGTAGCTCTGCAGAAGAAGCTGAAGGGAACTGAGGATGAGCTGGACAAGTACTCTGAGGCTCTTAAAGATGCCCAGGAGAAACTTGAGCTGGCTGAGAAGAAAGCCACCGAT GCTGAGGGAGATGTCGCATCCCTTAACAGACGTATCCAGCTGGTTGAGGAGGAGTTGGATCGTGCTCAGGAGCGTCTGGCTACTGCCCTGACCAAGCTGGAGGAAGCTGAGAAGGCTGCTGATGAGAGCGAGAG AGGCATGAAGGTCATTGAGAACAGGGCCATGAAGGACGAGGAGAAGATGGAGCTGCAGGAGATCCAGCTGAAAGAGGCCAAGCACATCGCTGAGGAGGCTGACCGCAAATATGAGGAG GTGGCCCGTAAGCTGGTCATCATTGAGGGTGACCTGGAGCGTACAGAGGAGCGCGCCGAGCTGTCAGAAAG CAAATGCTCTGAGCTTGAGGAAGAGTTGAAAACTGTGACCAACAACCTGAAGTCACTGGAGGCCCAGGCTGAGAAG TACTCACAGAAGGAGGACAAATACGAGGAGGAGATCAAGGTCCTCACCGACAAGCTGAAGGAG GCTGAGACTCGTGCTGAGTTCGCTGAGAGATCAGTAGCCAAGCTTGAGAAGACCATTGATGACTTGGAAG ATGAGTTGTACGCTCAGAAACTGAAGTACAAGGCCATCAGCGAGGAGCTGGACCACGCCCTCAACGACATGACTTCCAT ATAA
- the tpm1 gene encoding tropomyosin alpha-1 chain isoform X3, giving the protein MDAIKKKMQMLKLDKENALDRAEQAEGDKKAAEDRSKQLEDDIRELEKKLRVTEDERDKVFEEFQTAEEKLLTAEEVATKAEGDVASLNRRIQLVEEELDRAQERLATALTKLEEAEKAADESERGMKVIENRAMKDEEKMELQEIQLKEAKHIAEEADRKYEEVARKLVIIEGDLERTEERAELSESKCSELEEELKTVTNNLKSLEAQAEKYSQKEDKYEEEIKVLTDKLKEAETRAEFAERSVAKLEKTIDDLEDELYAQKLKYKAISEELDHALNDMTSI; this is encoded by the exons ATGGATGCCATTAAGAAGAAGATGCAGATGCTCAAGCTCGACAAGGAGAATGCCTtggacagagcagagcaggctgAGGGAGACAAGAAGGCAGCAGAGGACAGAAGCAAACAg TTAGAGGACGATATAAGAGAGTTGGAAAAGAAATTGCGTGTTACTGAAGACGAAAGAGATAAAGTGTTTGAAGAGTTCCAAACTGCTGAAGAAAAGCTGCTGACCGCTGAGGAGGTCGCCACCAAG GCTGAGGGAGATGTCGCATCCCTTAACAGACGTATCCAGCTGGTTGAGGAGGAGTTGGATCGTGCTCAGGAGCGTCTGGCTACTGCCCTGACCAAGCTGGAGGAAGCTGAGAAGGCTGCTGATGAGAGCGAGAG AGGCATGAAGGTCATTGAGAACAGGGCCATGAAGGACGAGGAGAAGATGGAGCTGCAGGAGATCCAGCTGAAAGAGGCCAAGCACATCGCTGAGGAGGCTGACCGCAAATATGAGGAG GTGGCCCGTAAGCTGGTCATCATTGAGGGTGACCTGGAGCGTACAGAGGAGCGCGCCGAGCTGTCAGAAAG CAAATGCTCTGAGCTTGAGGAAGAGTTGAAAACTGTGACCAACAACCTGAAGTCACTGGAGGCCCAGGCTGAGAAG TACTCACAGAAGGAGGACAAATACGAGGAGGAGATCAAGGTCCTCACCGACAAGCTGAAGGAG GCTGAGACTCGTGCTGAGTTCGCTGAGAGATCAGTAGCCAAGCTTGAGAAGACCATTGATGACTTGGAAG ATGAGTTGTACGCTCAGAAACTGAAGTACAAGGCCATCAGCGAGGAGCTGGACCACGCCCTCAACGACATGACTTCCAT ATAA
- the tpm1 gene encoding tropomyosin alpha-1 chain isoform X7, whose translation MAGATSLEAVKRKIKSLQDQADGAEERAERLQKELLAERKAREQAEGDVASLNRRIQLVEEELDRAQERLATALTKLEEAEKAADESERGMKVIENRAMKDEEKMELQEIQLKEAKHIAEEADRKYEEVARKLVIIEGDLERTEERAELSESKCSELEEELKTVTNNLKSLEAQAEKYSQKEDKYEEEIKVLTDKLKEAETRAEFAERSVAKLEKTIDDLEDELYAQKLKYKAISEELDHALNDMTSI comes from the exons ATGGCTGGAGCTACATCGCTGGAGGCGGTCAAACGAAAGATCAAATCTTTGCAAGATCAGGCAGACGGTGCTGAAGAGAGAGCCGAGAGATTACAGAAGGAGTTGCTCGCGGAGAGGAAAGCCAGGGAACAA GCTGAGGGAGATGTCGCATCCCTTAACAGACGTATCCAGCTGGTTGAGGAGGAGTTGGATCGTGCTCAGGAGCGTCTGGCTACTGCCCTGACCAAGCTGGAGGAAGCTGAGAAGGCTGCTGATGAGAGCGAGAG AGGCATGAAGGTCATTGAGAACAGGGCCATGAAGGACGAGGAGAAGATGGAGCTGCAGGAGATCCAGCTGAAAGAGGCCAAGCACATCGCTGAGGAGGCTGACCGCAAATATGAGGAG GTGGCCCGTAAGCTGGTCATCATTGAGGGTGACCTGGAGCGTACAGAGGAGCGCGCCGAGCTGTCAGAAAG CAAATGCTCTGAGCTTGAGGAAGAGTTGAAAACTGTGACCAACAACCTGAAGTCACTGGAGGCCCAGGCTGAGAAG TACTCACAGAAGGAGGACAAATACGAGGAGGAGATCAAGGTCCTCACCGACAAGCTGAAGGAG GCTGAGACTCGTGCTGAGTTCGCTGAGAGATCAGTAGCCAAGCTTGAGAAGACCATTGATGACTTGGAAG ATGAGTTGTACGCTCAGAAACTGAAGTACAAGGCCATCAGCGAGGAGCTGGACCACGCCCTCAACGACATGACTTCCAT ATAA
- the tpm1 gene encoding tropomyosin alpha-1 chain isoform X6 codes for MDAIKKKMQMLKLDKENALDRAEQAEGDKKAAEDRSKQLEDDLVALQKKLKGTEDELDKYSEALKDAQEKLELAEKKATDAEGDVASLNRRIQLVEEELDRAQERLATALTKLEEAEKAADESERGMKVIENRAMKDEEKMELQEIQLKEAKHIAEEADRKYEEVARKLVIIEGDLERTEERAELSERRARRAEDELRVLEQSMKSINSSVTQYSQKEDKYEEEIKVLTDKLKEAETRAEFAERSVAKLEKTIDDLEDELYAQKLKYKAISEELDHALNDMTSM; via the exons ATGGATGCCATTAAGAAGAAGATGCAGATGCTCAAGCTCGACAAGGAGAATGCCTtggacagagcagagcaggctgAGGGAGACAAGAAGGCAGCAGAGGACAGAAGCAAACAg CTTGAGGACGATTTGGTAGCTCTGCAGAAGAAGCTGAAGGGAACTGAGGATGAGCTGGACAAGTACTCTGAGGCTCTTAAAGATGCCCAGGAGAAACTTGAGCTGGCTGAGAAGAAAGCCACCGAT GCTGAGGGAGATGTCGCATCCCTTAACAGACGTATCCAGCTGGTTGAGGAGGAGTTGGATCGTGCTCAGGAGCGTCTGGCTACTGCCCTGACCAAGCTGGAGGAAGCTGAGAAGGCTGCTGATGAGAGCGAGAG AGGCATGAAGGTCATTGAGAACAGGGCCATGAAGGACGAGGAGAAGATGGAGCTGCAGGAGATCCAGCTGAAAGAGGCCAAGCACATCGCTGAGGAGGCTGACCGCAAATATGAGGAG GTGGCCCGTAAGCTGGTCATCATTGAGGGTGACCTGGAGCGTACAGAGGAGCGCGCCGAGCTGTCAGAAAG ACGGGCTCGGAGAGCGGAGGATGAGCTAAGGGTTTTGGAGCAAAGCATGAAATCAATAAACTCCTCAGTAACACAG TACTCACAGAAGGAGGACAAATACGAGGAGGAGATCAAGGTCCTCACCGACAAGCTGAAGGAG GCTGAGACTCGTGCTGAGTTCGCTGAGAGATCAGTAGCCAAGCTTGAGAAGACCATTGATGACTTGGAAG ATGAGTTGTACGCTCAGAAACTGAAGTACAAGGCCATCAGCGAGGAGCTGGACCACGCCCTCAACGACATGACTTCCATGTAA
- the tpm1 gene encoding tropomyosin alpha-1 chain isoform X11, producing the protein MDAIKKKMQMLKLDKENALDRAEQAEGDKKAAEDRSKQLEDDIRELEKKLRVTEDERDKVFEEFQTAEEKLLTAEEVATKLEDDLVALQKKLKGTEDELDKYSEALKDAQEKLELAEKKATDAEGDVASLNRRIQLVEEELDRAQERLATALTKLEEAEKAADESERGMKVIENRAMKDEEKMELQEIQLKEAKHIAEEADRKYEEVARKLVIIEGDLERTEERAELSESKCSELEEELKTVTNNLKSLEAQAEKYSQKEDKYEEEIKVLTDKLKEAETRAEFAERSVAKLEKTIDDLEDELYAQKLKYKAISEELDHALNDMTSM; encoded by the exons ATGGATGCCATTAAGAAGAAGATGCAGATGCTCAAGCTCGACAAGGAGAATGCCTtggacagagcagagcaggctgAGGGAGACAAGAAGGCAGCAGAGGACAGAAGCAAACAg TTAGAGGACGATATAAGAGAGTTGGAAAAGAAATTGCGTGTTACTGAAGACGAAAGAGATAAAGTGTTTGAAGAGTTCCAAACTGCTGAAGAAAAGCTGCTGACCGCTGAGGAGGTCGCCACCAAG CTTGAGGACGATTTGGTAGCTCTGCAGAAGAAGCTGAAGGGAACTGAGGATGAGCTGGACAAGTACTCTGAGGCTCTTAAAGATGCCCAGGAGAAACTTGAGCTGGCTGAGAAGAAAGCCACCGAT GCTGAGGGAGATGTCGCATCCCTTAACAGACGTATCCAGCTGGTTGAGGAGGAGTTGGATCGTGCTCAGGAGCGTCTGGCTACTGCCCTGACCAAGCTGGAGGAAGCTGAGAAGGCTGCTGATGAGAGCGAGAG AGGCATGAAGGTCATTGAGAACAGGGCCATGAAGGACGAGGAGAAGATGGAGCTGCAGGAGATCCAGCTGAAAGAGGCCAAGCACATCGCTGAGGAGGCTGACCGCAAATATGAGGAG GTGGCCCGTAAGCTGGTCATCATTGAGGGTGACCTGGAGCGTACAGAGGAGCGCGCCGAGCTGTCAGAAAG CAAATGCTCTGAGCTTGAGGAAGAGTTGAAAACTGTGACCAACAACCTGAAGTCACTGGAGGCCCAGGCTGAGAAG TACTCACAGAAGGAGGACAAATACGAGGAGGAGATCAAGGTCCTCACCGACAAGCTGAAGGAG GCTGAGACTCGTGCTGAGTTCGCTGAGAGATCAGTAGCCAAGCTTGAGAAGACCATTGATGACTTGGAAG ATGAGTTGTACGCTCAGAAACTGAAGTACAAGGCCATCAGCGAGGAGCTGGACCACGCCCTCAACGACATGACTTCCATGTAA
- the tpm1 gene encoding tropomyosin alpha-1 chain isoform X10, producing MDAIKKKMQMLKLDKENALDRAEQAEGDKKAAEDRSKQLEDDIRELEKKLRVTEDERDKVFEEFQTAEEKLLTAEEVATKLEDDLVALQKKLKGTEDELDKYSEALKDAQEKLELAEKKATDAEGDVASLNRRIQLVEEELDRAQERLATALTKLEEAEKAADESERGMKVIENRAMKDEEKMELQEIQLKEAKHIAEEADRKYEEVARKLVIIEGDLERTEERAELSESKCSELEEELKTVTNNLKSLEAQAEKYSQKEDKYEEEIKVLTDKLKEAETRAEFAERSVAKLEKTIDDLEEKLSHAKEENLDMHQMLDQTLMELNNL from the exons ATGGATGCCATTAAGAAGAAGATGCAGATGCTCAAGCTCGACAAGGAGAATGCCTtggacagagcagagcaggctgAGGGAGACAAGAAGGCAGCAGAGGACAGAAGCAAACAg TTAGAGGACGATATAAGAGAGTTGGAAAAGAAATTGCGTGTTACTGAAGACGAAAGAGATAAAGTGTTTGAAGAGTTCCAAACTGCTGAAGAAAAGCTGCTGACCGCTGAGGAGGTCGCCACCAAG CTTGAGGACGATTTGGTAGCTCTGCAGAAGAAGCTGAAGGGAACTGAGGATGAGCTGGACAAGTACTCTGAGGCTCTTAAAGATGCCCAGGAGAAACTTGAGCTGGCTGAGAAGAAAGCCACCGAT GCTGAGGGAGATGTCGCATCCCTTAACAGACGTATCCAGCTGGTTGAGGAGGAGTTGGATCGTGCTCAGGAGCGTCTGGCTACTGCCCTGACCAAGCTGGAGGAAGCTGAGAAGGCTGCTGATGAGAGCGAGAG AGGCATGAAGGTCATTGAGAACAGGGCCATGAAGGACGAGGAGAAGATGGAGCTGCAGGAGATCCAGCTGAAAGAGGCCAAGCACATCGCTGAGGAGGCTGACCGCAAATATGAGGAG GTGGCCCGTAAGCTGGTCATCATTGAGGGTGACCTGGAGCGTACAGAGGAGCGCGCCGAGCTGTCAGAAAG CAAATGCTCTGAGCTTGAGGAAGAGTTGAAAACTGTGACCAACAACCTGAAGTCACTGGAGGCCCAGGCTGAGAAG TACTCACAGAAGGAGGACAAATACGAGGAGGAGATCAAGGTCCTCACCGACAAGCTGAAGGAG GCTGAGACTCGTGCTGAGTTCGCTGAGAGATCAGTAGCCAAGCTTGAGAAGACCATTGATGACTTGGAAG
- the tpm1 gene encoding tropomyosin alpha-1 chain isoform X2, with the protein MDAIKKKMQMLKLDKENALDRAEQAEGDKKAAEDRSKQLEDDLVALQKKLKGTEDELDKYSEALKDAQEKLELAEKKATDAEGDVASLNRRIQLVEEELDRAQERLATALTKLEEAEKAADESERGMKVIENRAMKDEEKMELQEIQLKEAKHIAEEADRKYEEVARKLVIIEGDLERTEERAELSESKCSELEEELKTVTNNLKSLEAQAEKYSQKEDKYEEEIKVLTDKLKEAETRAEFAERSVAKLEKTIDDLEEKLSHAKEENLDMHQMLDQTLMELNNL; encoded by the exons ATGGATGCCATTAAGAAGAAGATGCAGATGCTCAAGCTCGACAAGGAGAATGCCTtggacagagcagagcaggctgAGGGAGACAAGAAGGCAGCAGAGGACAGAAGCAAACAg CTTGAGGACGATTTGGTAGCTCTGCAGAAGAAGCTGAAGGGAACTGAGGATGAGCTGGACAAGTACTCTGAGGCTCTTAAAGATGCCCAGGAGAAACTTGAGCTGGCTGAGAAGAAAGCCACCGAT GCTGAGGGAGATGTCGCATCCCTTAACAGACGTATCCAGCTGGTTGAGGAGGAGTTGGATCGTGCTCAGGAGCGTCTGGCTACTGCCCTGACCAAGCTGGAGGAAGCTGAGAAGGCTGCTGATGAGAGCGAGAG AGGCATGAAGGTCATTGAGAACAGGGCCATGAAGGACGAGGAGAAGATGGAGCTGCAGGAGATCCAGCTGAAAGAGGCCAAGCACATCGCTGAGGAGGCTGACCGCAAATATGAGGAG GTGGCCCGTAAGCTGGTCATCATTGAGGGTGACCTGGAGCGTACAGAGGAGCGCGCCGAGCTGTCAGAAAG CAAATGCTCTGAGCTTGAGGAAGAGTTGAAAACTGTGACCAACAACCTGAAGTCACTGGAGGCCCAGGCTGAGAAG TACTCACAGAAGGAGGACAAATACGAGGAGGAGATCAAGGTCCTCACCGACAAGCTGAAGGAG GCTGAGACTCGTGCTGAGTTCGCTGAGAGATCAGTAGCCAAGCTTGAGAAGACCATTGATGACTTGGAAG
- the tpm1 gene encoding tropomyosin alpha-1 chain isoform X5, which translates to MDAIKKKMQMLKLDKENALDRAEQAEGDKKAAEDRSKQLEDDLVALQKKLKGTEDELDKYSEALKDAQEKLELAEKKATDAEGDVASLNRRIQLVEEELDRAQERLATALTKLEEAEKAADESERGMKVIENRAMKDEEKMELQEIQLKEAKHIAEEADRKYEEVARKLVIIEGDLERTEERAELSERRARRAEDELRVLEQSMKSINSSVTQYSQKEDKYEEEIKVLTDKLKEAETRAEFAERSVAKLEKTIDDLEEKLSHAKEENLDMHQMLDQTLMELNNL; encoded by the exons ATGGATGCCATTAAGAAGAAGATGCAGATGCTCAAGCTCGACAAGGAGAATGCCTtggacagagcagagcaggctgAGGGAGACAAGAAGGCAGCAGAGGACAGAAGCAAACAg CTTGAGGACGATTTGGTAGCTCTGCAGAAGAAGCTGAAGGGAACTGAGGATGAGCTGGACAAGTACTCTGAGGCTCTTAAAGATGCCCAGGAGAAACTTGAGCTGGCTGAGAAGAAAGCCACCGAT GCTGAGGGAGATGTCGCATCCCTTAACAGACGTATCCAGCTGGTTGAGGAGGAGTTGGATCGTGCTCAGGAGCGTCTGGCTACTGCCCTGACCAAGCTGGAGGAAGCTGAGAAGGCTGCTGATGAGAGCGAGAG AGGCATGAAGGTCATTGAGAACAGGGCCATGAAGGACGAGGAGAAGATGGAGCTGCAGGAGATCCAGCTGAAAGAGGCCAAGCACATCGCTGAGGAGGCTGACCGCAAATATGAGGAG GTGGCCCGTAAGCTGGTCATCATTGAGGGTGACCTGGAGCGTACAGAGGAGCGCGCCGAGCTGTCAGAAAG ACGGGCTCGGAGAGCGGAGGATGAGCTAAGGGTTTTGGAGCAAAGCATGAAATCAATAAACTCCTCAGTAACACAG TACTCACAGAAGGAGGACAAATACGAGGAGGAGATCAAGGTCCTCACCGACAAGCTGAAGGAG GCTGAGACTCGTGCTGAGTTCGCTGAGAGATCAGTAGCCAAGCTTGAGAAGACCATTGATGACTTGGAAG
- the tpm1 gene encoding tropomyosin alpha-1 chain isoform X4 yields MDAIKKKMQMLKLDKENALDRAEQAEGDKKAAEDRSKQLEDDIRELEKKLRVTEDERDKVFEEFQTAEEKLLTAEEVATKAEGDVASLNRRIQLVEEELDRAQERLATALTKLEEAEKAADESERGMKVIENRAMKDEEKMELQEIQLKEAKHIAEEADRKYEEVARKLVIIEGDLERTEERAELSESKCSELEEELKTVTNNLKSLEAQAEKYSQKEDKYEEEIKVLTDKLKEAETRAEFAERSVAKLEKTIDDLEEKLSHAKEENLDMHQMLDQTLMELNNL; encoded by the exons ATGGATGCCATTAAGAAGAAGATGCAGATGCTCAAGCTCGACAAGGAGAATGCCTtggacagagcagagcaggctgAGGGAGACAAGAAGGCAGCAGAGGACAGAAGCAAACAg TTAGAGGACGATATAAGAGAGTTGGAAAAGAAATTGCGTGTTACTGAAGACGAAAGAGATAAAGTGTTTGAAGAGTTCCAAACTGCTGAAGAAAAGCTGCTGACCGCTGAGGAGGTCGCCACCAAG GCTGAGGGAGATGTCGCATCCCTTAACAGACGTATCCAGCTGGTTGAGGAGGAGTTGGATCGTGCTCAGGAGCGTCTGGCTACTGCCCTGACCAAGCTGGAGGAAGCTGAGAAGGCTGCTGATGAGAGCGAGAG AGGCATGAAGGTCATTGAGAACAGGGCCATGAAGGACGAGGAGAAGATGGAGCTGCAGGAGATCCAGCTGAAAGAGGCCAAGCACATCGCTGAGGAGGCTGACCGCAAATATGAGGAG GTGGCCCGTAAGCTGGTCATCATTGAGGGTGACCTGGAGCGTACAGAGGAGCGCGCCGAGCTGTCAGAAAG CAAATGCTCTGAGCTTGAGGAAGAGTTGAAAACTGTGACCAACAACCTGAAGTCACTGGAGGCCCAGGCTGAGAAG TACTCACAGAAGGAGGACAAATACGAGGAGGAGATCAAGGTCCTCACCGACAAGCTGAAGGAG GCTGAGACTCGTGCTGAGTTCGCTGAGAGATCAGTAGCCAAGCTTGAGAAGACCATTGATGACTTGGAAG